From Coffea arabica cultivar ET-39 chromosome 2e, Coffea Arabica ET-39 HiFi, whole genome shotgun sequence, the proteins below share one genomic window:
- the LOC113731031 gene encoding GDSL esterase/lipase At5g45920-like, which yields MRPKIYLFGDSITEYSFAEGGWGAALTNHFSRRVDVVLRGFSGYNTRWALKVIDKAFPPASAAGSGGDEAEAEAPLAVTVFFGANDACLPDQYGAYQHVPVDEYKQNLRSIFSFFKRRWPKTHVVLITPPPIDEAARLLNPYGEIKLGLPERTNEAAGSYAIACLSVASECQTPAIDLWTKMQQIPGWQTAFLCDGLHLTERGNRIVFEEVVAKFEEQGLRLETLPADFPLFTDIDPNDPLQAFET from the exons ATGAGACCAAAGATATATCTTTTTGGTGACTCCATCACTGAATACTCTTTTGCTGAAGGTGGATGGGGTGCTGCTCTTACCAATCATTTTTCTCGCAGG GTTGATGTGGTGTTGAGAGGGTTTAGTGGGTACAATACGAGGTGGGCTTTGAAGGTGATAGACAAGGCGTTTCCTCCGGCATCGGCGGCTGGCAGTGGCGGCGACGAAGCAGAGGCAGAGGCACCATTGGCTGTGACGGTGTTCTTTGGTGCAAATGATGCTTGTCTTCCTGATCAATATGGTGCCTACCAACACGTGCCTGTTGATGAGTATAAGCAGAATCTTCGCtccatcttttcctttttcaag AGACGATGGCCTAAGACTCATGTTGTGCTGATCACACCTCCACCCATTGATGAAGCTGCACGCCTATT GAACCCATATGGTGAGATCAAGCTGGGCTTGCCCGAGAGGACAAATGAAGCGGCTGGCAGTTATGCCATAGCTTGTCTTTCTGTTGCATCCGAATGTCAAACACCAGCTATAGATCTTTGGACCAAAATGCAGCAAATTCCTGGCTGGCAAACTGCTTTCCTATG TGATGGTTTACACCTTACTGAGCGGGGCAACAGGATTGTTTTTGAAGAAGTCGTTGCAAAGTTCGAGGAACAAGGCTTGAGGCTGGAAACTCTGCCAGCTGACTTTCCACTCTTTACAGACATTGATCCAAATGATCCCCTTCAAGCTTTTGAAACTTGA
- the LOC113728578 gene encoding tetrahydroberberine oxidase-like, giving the protein MELWTMEASSYSSLPSLLSLLILLLVTIQAGSVQIHDGFVQCLASQNSSSISDIIYTPENSSYLSILQSSNLRSASISSSEPAYILTPYVESQIQAAIYCAKKLGIQIRVRSGGHDYEGLSYISRIPFVIVDLRNLSSISVDTENYAAWVQAGATLGELYHRVAEKSRRLAVVGGTCHTVGVGGHFSGGGYSMMSRKFGMAVDHIIDAKIIDVNGQILDRNSMGEDLFWAIRGGGGASFGIIVAWKISLVSVPENVTIFNVTKTMDQNAIELVHKWQYIADKIDPNLSIRLEFNAVSSPQDGNRTIRVSFLALFLGGVDDLLYLMQQSFREMGLVKEDCSEMSWIESTLFFASLPRDESIDVLLSRTPVYRLYFKGKSDFVRHPISVNGLKGMLQRILEEDSTNAYRSLQFSPYGGRLSEILESATSFPHRGGNVYIIHYWAAWSREYNNAENTREMKWIRRIYKYMDL; this is encoded by the coding sequence ATGGAGTTATGGACTATGGAGGCTTCAAGCTACTCCTCGTTGCCTTCACTTCTTTCCTTGCTCATTCTTCTGCTGGTCACCATACAGGCTGGTTCAGTTCAAATTCATGATGGTTTTGTCCAATGCCTTGCATCACAAAACTCAAGCTCAATATCTGACATTATTTACACCCCAGAAAACTCATCATATCTGTCAATTTTGCAATCCTCGAATTTGCGATCCGCATCAATCTCATCCTCAGAGCCAGCTTACATTCTTACACCATATGTTGAATCCCAGATTCAGGCAGCAATTTATTGTGCCAAGAAACTGGGCATTCAAATTCGAGTCCGAAGTGGTGGACATGACTATGAAGGTCTTTCTTACATTTCAAGAATCCCATTTGTCATTGTGGATCTCAGAAACCTCAGCTCGATATCTGTTGACACAGAAAACTATGCTGCATGGGTTCAAGCTGGTGCAACTTTGGGCGAACTCTATCACAGGGTTGCTGAAAAAAGTAGGAGACTAGCTGTTGTCGGCGGTACTTGTCACACGGTAGGTGTGGGAGGGCACTTCAGTGGAGGAGGATACAGCATGATGTCGCGCAAATTCGGGATGGCTGTTGATCACATCATTGATGCCAAAATCATTGATGTTAATGGTCAAATTTTGGATAGAAACTCCATGGGAGAGGATCTCTTTTGGGCCATTAGAGGCGGTGGAGGAGCAAGTTTTGGGATTATTGTTGCATGGAAAATAAGCCTAGTTTCGGTTCCAGAAAATGTGACAATTTTTAACGTAACCAAGACAATGGATCAAAATGCAATTGAGCTAGTACACAAGTGGCAATACATTGCTGACAAGATTGATCCAAACCTATCAATCAGGCTTGAATTTAATGCTGTATCTTCTCCCCAAGATGGAAACAGAACGATCAGAGTATCGTTTCTTGCTTTATTTCTTGGCGGAGTTGATGATCTCCTTTATTTGATGCAGCAAAGCTTCCGCGAGATGGGCTTGGTAAAAGAAGATTGCAGCGAGATGAGCTGGATTGAGTCCACACTCTTCTTTGCATCATTACCCAGAGACGAATCCATTGATGTTCTTCTAAGCAGGACTCCAGTGTATAGGCTGTACTTCAAGGGGAAATCCGACTTTGTTAGGCATCCCATTTCAGTAAATGGTCTAAAAGGAATGCTCCAAAGAATTTTGGAAGAAGATAGTACTAATGCATATCGTTCGCTACAGTTCAGTCCTTATGGAGGAAGGCTGAGTGAAATCTTAGAATCTGCGACATCTTTCCCTCATAGAGGAGGGAATGTTTACATCATTCACTATTGGGCTGCCTGGAGTAGAGAATACAATAATGCAGAAAATACGAGAGAAATGAAGTGGATCAGAAGGATTTACAAATACATGGATCTCTAG
- the LOC113731032 gene encoding signaling peptide TAXIMIN 1, whose amino-acid sequence MCDCCGEGGECHPLGFLLGLPFALISCLLSIVGVVIWIVGICISCICPCCICVTVVIELALGLIKAPFSIMKWFTKQIPC is encoded by the exons ATGTGTGACTGCTGTGGTGAAGGCGGTGAATGTCACCCTCTCGGCTTTCTCCTGGGCCTTCCCTTCGCATTGATTTCTTGCCTCCTCTCAATCGTCGGCGTTGTCATCTGGATTGTCGG AATATGCATAAGTTGCATATGTCCATGCTGCATCTGTGTAACTGTGGTGATAGAGCTGGCGCTTGGGCTGATCAAAGCTCCATTCTCCATCATGAAGTGGTTCACGAAGCAAATCCCTTGTTAG